A portion of the Dethiosulfovibrio salsuginis genome contains these proteins:
- a CDS encoding YhcH/YjgK/YiaL family protein, whose product MICSNRISFDFDRVYLPSPIVRGLSFLAETDLGSQPMGRVDIDGDDLFAIFSSSQTAPVADGRWEAHKRYADIQYVIGGDELIGWAPDDGVRDYLSKEGEDCFFFPVPQSPCWIHMSSGSYAVFFPSDLHCPLRAWGDPAPVHKVVVKVALSLF is encoded by the coding sequence ATGATATGCAGCAATAGGATTTCCTTTGATTTCGACAGGGTCTATCTACCGTCTCCTATAGTGAGAGGGCTTTCCTTTTTGGCGGAGACCGACTTGGGCTCCCAGCCGATGGGGCGGGTGGACATAGATGGCGACGACCTTTTCGCTATATTTTCAAGCTCTCAGACCGCCCCTGTGGCCGATGGCCGTTGGGAGGCCCACAAGCGGTACGCCGACATTCAGTACGTAATCGGTGGGGACGAGCTTATAGGCTGGGCCCCCGACGACGGTGTCAGAGACTATCTCTCAAAAGAGGGGGAGGATTGTTTCTTCTTTCCCGTCCCTCAATCTCCCTGCTGGATCCATATGTCCTCCGGCTCCTACGCGGTGTTCTTTCCCTCGGACCTCCACTGTCCACTCCGGGCCTGGGGCGATCCTGCTCCGGTCCACAAGGTG